GAGAAGATGTGCGTTCAGGTCAAACTCGGAAACGCGAGGCGCCCACTCGCCCTTGGGCTTCGGCTGCGAGGCGATGTGTTGCGCGTACTCTTTGTCGTTGACTATTGCCTCGTTGAGCCTGCAAGCGCTGGGCAGCATGTCGATCAGGTCGAGCAATGCCACCCAGCGCCCGTTGGCGTACCACTCCGCAAGATCCACGCCGGGATACTCATGTGCGAGATCGGCGCGGATCTGCGGGCGGAAACGCTCTATCAGCCCTCGGAGGCGTTGCCTTCCCCCGCGGTGCCGTAAATGTCCTCGTAGTACCGGACCGCTCGGCGCATCACGGTTGAGAGTTCGATGACCGAGAGCTTCTCAGCCTTCAGCGCATCGGCGTCCTCGAGCGACAGCCACGTACGGATGACCTTCCAGTTCGTGGCGTTCTGGTTGAGGCGGCCGAAGATGCTCTCCGCTTCCGAAGACTCCATCGCGTAGAGGTCCGGGAAGGTGATGACCTTCGAGTTCGACAGGCCTACCTTGAGGACCTCGGCCTTGACGATTTCCTTACGGACGCCGGCAATTGAAAACTGGATGTTCGGTGAATCAGTCATTTCTTGTTACCTCCGGGTGGTGGTGGTTGGTTTACTTGGCAGGCTTGGGGGAAGGTGCAGGCGTCTCGACGCGTGCGGCATCCGTTTCACGGACGGCAGCGGTGCGCGCCTTCTGTTCGGTGAAGCCCTCGGCACGCAACCGGGCGGCTTCGCCAGGCACGGACGTCTCGACGGCCAGACCCTCTTTGTTGGTAAATCGGGGCATGTCTCGCTCCTAAGATCACGGGTGGGAAAGGTTTGAAGCGAGCCGCGCCATCACCACCCGGAAAGATGGCGCGGCCCGCGGTCATTACGGGGTTTCCGGCGTGAAACCCGTGACGGTCTTGTGCTTCACAGCACCCGCACCGCCCATGTAGTGCCGGACCGGCGCGCCGATCTCGGTGTCAGTGAAGACGTCGAGGGTGACCGGGGCCGTTACCGGGTCACTGGAGCCCCACGTCTGGGAGTCGGTGGAAGCGAGCTTGACGATCCCGTAGCCGCGGCCAAGGATCCAGTTCTCAGCGGCGGGACCGTCGGAGCCGATGATCAGCAGACGGTATTCCTGACCAACGGGGAGCTCGGGTTCGTCAAAGACAACCTCGCCGGTCGTCGCGTCCTGCGTGGTCGCGGTCAGGTCCGTGCCGTAGGTGAGTTCCAGCATGTGCCGGCGGCCGGTCTCCAACGGGGTGAAGGTGATGGAGCGGGCGACCTCGGTAACGTCCGAGCGTGCGGGCCCGGCGTAACCGAACGCGCTCACATCTTCCTTGGACACGTCACGGCCGAAGTTGTAGCCGTCAGGCGTGACCATACCGACGGGCAGCCAACCGGCCACCTTGAGGTCGATCAATGCACCAACACCCGTAAAGAGCGAATCGGGCAGATCGACGGTCGTGGGAGCCAGGAAAGCAACAGCCTTCTGAATCTTCCGAATAAGCGCGCGCTCGTCAGCATCCTGGCGGATAGTGTCAAAAGTTGGCATGGCAAATAACCCCTTTCAAGGGCTCAGGTTTTTGGTGAATCCCCATCGGGGGTCTAGTTGATGGGCCTTGAAGTGATCAGCAGGGTTGCCAAGGCCCGATTCAGGGTGTCCGACTGATATGGCACGTCATCGGGGGTGCCGTCGCAGGTGATGCTGTCGAAATATCCGGAAGGAGTTTCGATGTCTTCGCCGCAAACGAGCGCCACGATCGACTCGAGGACGTTAACGGCTTGCTCGCCGGGCGCGTACACCTCAACCGTTCGACGCTCGACCCTGTCGATGTAACCCTGAGTACCGCCGCTGCCGTAGATGTGGGCGATGGGGAACGGGCCCTGCAGAGATCCGCGCTCATCCGCCTGCAGGTGGTAGAAGGCCAGGACGGTTGCGCCGTCGTGGACGCTCCCATCAATCAGGTCGAAAAGGCCAGCCTTTGAATCAGGAAAAACGAGGGCATCGCTCATTTACGCCTCACCTTCATGGCCGCCGCGACGCGTAGAAGAACGCCGTCACGCCAGTCACGCCAGTGAGCTTCAGACTCGCGAACCACAGCGCCTGCGCGCCTTTCGTTGGCCCAGCCTGCCGTAACCGTCGTACTCTCCGCCTCATAGGTGGAGTCGCCAACGGCGTTCGCATTGCCGGCCATGCGCTTGGCCGCTTCCAGCGTTGCCGCGCCCATCTCCGGAGACTGCGCGAGCTTGCGGAGGCCGAAGTCGTCAGCTTTGTACTTGACGGTCATCCAGCCTCCAACCCAACCTCGACACCGAGCGGCCATTCCTTGGGGCGGCCGTCAACGGACCAGTCACCCGCCATGCGAGCACCAGCGGGAACCCGGATGCGGTCAGTCGTTCGGAACCGGAATTCGGGATCAGGATCCCGGTAGAGATACACCTCGGAATCCGCGACATCCGAATTGTCAACGGGATCATTCATCAGCCGAGGACCAATCAAACAGTCCTTGATCGGAATCTCCTCATCCGGCCGCGGGTTCCCCTTCGGGTCGCGGCCGCCATTCCGAAGAACAACGACGTCCACCCGCCAGGACTTCGGGAATCTCTTCACGATGCCCATCTCAGCCTCCCGGGTGAATCGTCCAAGCCTTGGCCTTCGGTCGGGACCTGCCCAGAAGCCGCTTATCAGCAGCTGTCAGGTACAGGGCATCGTCAGGGTTCGCTATCTTGCCGCCCATGGTGAACGGGCCGGCCCCTACTTGGAACGACTCCGTACCAGCCGGCGGCGCGTTCTCGTCGCGAGGTTCCAAAGCACGCTTGACCATGCGGCAAACAACGAGCTTCGGAACATCGCTGTCGAGCGAGCCTCCAGCGATCCGGGCATCAAGGTCGGGGTACAGGCCGCGAACTTCAACGGAAGCTTCGTGAAGCTTCTGCTGAGCTTCCGATTCATCCTCAGCAGGGAGCGCCGACCAGTGCTCTTTCAGGTCCTCAAGGGACGCGTAGTCGGCAGCCATAGCTACTGCTTCCGCGGACGGCCGCGACGTGCGGGAGCCGGAGCCGTGAAGTCGGGAGCGTCATCGGACGCCTTCGAGGCTTCATCAGCAGCATCGGATGCGTCGCCGCTGTCACCAGCGCCGGCGTCCTCCGAGTCGCCATCAGCCTTTCCCTCATCACCAGCAGGCGCGTCAGACGCACCAGTGAAGTCAGAAGCGTCAGCGGACACGTCTTTCGCTTCAGGTTCGAGGACATGGTCCCCAACCAGATCGATCGCCCACTCGGGAACGTCATCGCCGGGCCCAAAGTTCGCAGGCTGATATTCGGGGTTCATGAGAGCGACGTGCGTAGAGAATTTCGGCATTGTCGATCCTTTCGCTCAAGTATGGGATGGGGCGCAACCGGAGCCGCGCCCCATCAGTTGGTGCTAGAGGACCTTGGCCGCCAGCGAGAGGTTGGCATTGGCCAGCACCGGCAGAGCGATGGCGTCAGACTCGACGGTCGCAATGTGCGGGATCGAGGTCGCCTTGTGAGCTCCCACGACCACGCCAGGCTGCTCGACGTCGGCCAGCTCGTAGTCCGACTCCTGCGAGGTCAGGGTCTGACCCCAGAAGGTGCCACCCAGTTCGGAGTCGCCTTCCATCGGGTTGACCGGGGCCGGAAGCAAGAGCAGCTTGTCGTCAGACAGCACGCGACCGCCCGAGGTCCGGCGGTCATAGACCGTGACCGGAGGGACGTCTGCGGCGATGAGGTAATCGCGGACCTCGCTGGCGATCGCCGGACGCGAAGCTCCGCCAACCAACGTGGTCTTGAACTGGTCGCCCGCCGCCAGAGCGGTCATGACGCGGCCAGAGGTAACAATCGCTCCCGGAGCCTGACCATCATTAGTCGCCTTGTAGGTGGCGATCAGCGTCTGGAGGTAAGTCAGTCGGTCCACGGAAGACGTGGTCCACAGCTGAGCGGCTGTCAGGGTGTGGCCTGCGGTGCGACCGAAGTCGTCATCGAAGATCACGTTGCCCTGGTTGACGGTGGCCTTGCCGGTTTCCAGTACAGTGCCACGAAGGCGCTCGATGCGGTCCGCGATGGCCTTGGCAACATTCTTGGCCTCCTTGAGGATGCTATTGCGCAGCACCTCATCAGACGCATTACGCGCGCGCAGCTGGTCATACTCGGAGATGATGCGCTTCTGACCGAGGGGCAGCATCTCCAGCGTGACGCGCTGACCGCTGACGCCACCGGCGATCTCCGGCTCCGCGTCGAAAGCGCGGAAGGACGCTTCAGCGACGAGGCCAGCCTGGCCCTTCACGAAACGAACAGTGATGTCGTTCACGAATGTGTTGGGCAGCCATGGGGCGAGGGAGGCCTGGTTTACTTCCAGATCCTCAAGGGCCGTGCGGACGTAGCCGGTCAGCTCGGCGGGAGTGATGAGATCAATCCAAAGTGCCATGAGTCATCCCCCTTTCTTAGACGAAGACGATGGTGGTAGCGGAAAGCTTTGCCGCGGCGGCGGGCTTCGTGAATGCGATCGGCAGGTTCGCGGTCTTGACGCGGCCGTGATCGAAGAGCGGCACCGGGAAGTCAGACGTGCCGACAACCTTCTGGTCCGTGAGTACGAAGCCTGCGAGGATGCCGGCGCCAGTCACGGTGCCCTCGGTGGCGACGTAGGGGACCAGCAGGTCATCGACTTCAGCGACGGCCGTTCCGGACGGGATGTAGCCGTCCGGGTAGTGGGTGTTGGCAGTGAAGGCGGAGATGTCCAGCATGGCGGTCCGTGCGTTGTTGATCGCGTGTTCGGAACCGACCCAGGACATGTTGCCGCTGCCGAAAGATTCGGTAGTCAGACGAGGCATGGTGAGCCCTTTCTAGGAGGTTTTCTTGTGTTTCTGCTCGTATAGCTCACGGCCAGCCGCGAGCGAGCCTCCTGCAGCGTTTCCGCCGCCGGAGCGGTTGCCCGATGGGGGCACCGGATCATTCTTTGGAGCTTTTCCCTCAGCTGCCGCGGCAAGCTCTGCAATGGCCTTTGCCGACTCGGCGTAGCTGTTCGCGTCCGTGCCGTACACGAGGTGCTGGTATTTCTTGGGCACGGAGTGCTCAGCGATTGCGACCAGGCGGGCGTTGGTCTTCTCCAGCTCTGTGGCTCGCTCAGCGTTGGCCTTCGCTTCACGTTGCGCCTTCTCGATGTCGGACAGTTTGGCTGCCTCGATGTCATCAAGATCCTTCTGGAGCTTGGCGGCTTTCGCTGCTTCCGCATCAGCTCGTGCACGCTCCGCCTTGAGTGCTTTCAAACCCTCGGCACGCAGAGGTTCGTCGTCATCTCCGGCCGGGTCGCCCGGCGTAGGATCTGTGACTGGCGCAGGCGGCGGGGGAGTCTGCGGATCCGCATCGGGATTGACTCGCATAACGGCGTCACCGAACTGTGCCCGGCGGTACGCGAACAGGGCCGTCAGGCCGCCCGGAGCGGTGATGTCAATGCCGTGGGGGAATGGTTTGCTCAAGGGAAATGCTCCTTCGTGAATGCCGCATCGCACGGCGAATAACCCTGCCCGCGTCGCACGGAAGGGAACTTAGTGGGAGTGGACTCCGTCAGTGACGAAGTTCGGGAACTCGCGGCGCATGGCAGCAGCGATGTCCTTCATGTCCGGGGAGCCAGCAGAGTCGCGGGCTACTTGATACATGTCGTAGAAGTCATCCGGCAGGTAGCCCGGCGGGTAGTCGTCGCCGGCGCGCAGCGGAACAGCCTGGCAATCGCAGTCGCCGTGGTATTCCTCGCCGTCCTCGCGAATCGTGGCGGAGGACTCGGAGAAGTAGACGGCGTCCCGGGACGCGAGGATGAGGCACCACGAGCATGTGGTGGCACCAGTTGGAACCCGCGCCCAGGCGACGCCTTCACGGTCGGCATTCCACGCAACCGTGTTTCGCCCGAACTGCTTGACGTATTTGTCACTGGCCATCGACATGCCTGAGAGTGCTGATTCAGGGTTCGGGGTCCACAGCTTCCCAGCAAAGAACCGGACCGTGTCCTCAACCTGCTTTGCAACAACCGCCGGCGTCGGAGGCAGGGCAGCTGCAAACCGGCCCGTCTCACCAGCCTCAGCCAGCAGATCGTCGTACCACTCCATAGCGAGAGCGGCAGCAATCTGCCCATACTCGGCCACCAGAACAGGGACGAACTCCAACAAGGCATCGCGAGCGGCTTCAGGACGGGACATGTTCAACGTCGCGAAGAACGCTGACAACTCATTGGTTGCCAGCTTCGACAACCCGGAGCTCGCCGCACGGAAGGCCTCGATGGACTCGCGCGCGACCACGGCTAGGCGTCCTGCGTCTCGCCAGGCTGACTGAACACCGGTGTAGCCGAGGACCTAGCCGCAGCTACCAAGGCGCTGAGCTTATTGCCCGCTTCCTTCTTAGCCCGGTGGTTGTTCATGCGCTCGATTTGCCGTTTCTCCAAACCGTAGACCTCCATAGCCACCTCGGGGTCGCCGTCCGGGAAGGTCTGTGTGAACTTCAAACCGGCGTCAGCCTGAGCAGCCTTCGACGTCGTACCCGGATCCATGAAGTGCGCGGACAGGCCCCGAAGCTCTGCTTCCATGGCAGGCGTCCATTCGCCGTACCTCACAGCCAAGACGTTCCGGGCCAAGTCGACACGGGACATGCCGATGCTTGGCAACTCGGCCTCAACGACCGATACGAGGTCTGCTTCGTTCGCCCGGATGGCGTCAGCCGATGATGGATTGTCATGGATGATGCCGAGATAGCCCACGGGGATGGACGTTTCGCTAGACACCATCAAGCCGATGCCCTTGAGCATCTCGCCGTGCGGCTGGAAAGTCGCCTGCGACAACTGCTGCAGAGTCGGCTTGACCAGATCGCCAGTTTCCTCATCTCGCGTGTTGGGGAGTGCCCACACGCCGCCGATCAATGCATCAAGAGGCGAAATGCGCTTACCGTCCGCGTCAAGGAAGTGCTCTTCCTCGGCGCCCAGCAGGGCCCGTTGAGGTGCGCCGTAGAACTCGGCGTTGACCTCTTGCCGCAACATCGTGCGCACAGCCATGTCCGTGAAGCCCATCAGAGGGCGTGTGATGCGGGAGTACCCAAAGGGCCGCTCGAGTGAACGCCCCCAAACGTAAGGGGTGCAGGTGACACGATTCGGCACACCAACGTAGACCTTCGTAACGAGCCACTCGTTCTTGAGGTACTGAAGCCTCAAAGTCTCGCCCGGCAGGTAAAGAAGGGCTTCCCACCGGCCAACCAACTCCAAAGCCTGAGTGACACGGTTCGTTCGGGTGTCAATTTCCGCCGTTGCTTCCAGCGCGGTCCGAGCGGCCACGATGATCTCAGGCTCGCCAGCGGCTTCATCGCCAGGTGTCACAAAAACGAATGACACCGAATGCTGAAGAGAAGCCTCGATTGCCATGCGCTCGACGGCAGCAAAATAGTTCTCGCCAAAAATCTCTTCAAGCTCGCTGAGCATCTTGGACTGGCGAGGGAGGGTGAAGCCGTCCGGCCGAACCCTGCGGGACGGAACCTTCACGGCCTTGTTCGGCCAGCCCAGAACGACAGCGAAGTCCCTCATATGCGGAGGGATCGAAAACCCGATCTTGTCCAGCCGCTTCTTCGAATCGTTGTACGACGTCCGCAGCTGGTTCCGGTCGCGCTTCTTACGGATCAGGCGGAGCATGCGCTGAAACGTAAGAGACTCCGACTCTGTCAGGGGGCGGGCTACGTCAAGTGAAGCCAAGCAGGCCACCTCCTAGAAAACGATCGCGCCGCGCTTCTTCAGAGAAGACTTGACGATACGGCGGGCAAACTTTTTAGCGCCGAAATGGGCGCACGTAACTGCAACTGTGGGAGCGAGGTCAGCGTCCAGGGTGTCCTTGTTCCACTTGAACGAGCCAGGACGGTTCTTGATCGGGTCCTTGACGACGTGCTTGGCAGAATTGTCGAGGTGTTCCTGCCCGAAGTGCCTTATGGCTGGATGCTTCTCAACGGCTTCGTACACTCCCGCGCACGCTTGCGTGTACTCGCTGGAGCTCAGAATGAAGACCTTCATCTTCTTCGCCTTGAGTAGCGGCTCCAACAGATCCCGGCACGGCGAAAGAGCATCGATAACGATCGGGATGCGACGCTTGGCCCGCTCCCACAACCACTCCACCAAGGCCGTCGTTCCGCGCTCATCAAAAGGCGCATCAGCAGCCAACTCAAGGTAAATGTCGTCGTCATCCGTGAACTGCGAAACACCGATGGAGACCTTCGTGCGCTCTGGGTTCATGTCGACGCCGTAAGAGGCGATCTGCCAATCCGGATCAGGGTCGTCGATCGCTAGGTCATCCCACTTTGTGAATGCCTTCTTGCCAGCCTCTGTCGGCGTCGGCCACATGTTCAGGCGCTCTCGAGCGTAAGACCGCGGGGAGAACTCGTTGAGCTCATCCTCGATTGTCTCCATGGAGATGCGAATACCGAGGGCAGGGTTCGCGTCAGACGCGTTAGTCAGGTCGCGCACAAAGACGGCCAGTTCGGTTTCGTCCATTTTG
The sequence above is a segment of the Arthrobacter sp. StoSoilB22 genome. Coding sequences within it:
- a CDS encoding phage Gp19/Gp15/Gp42 family protein; translation: MAADYASLEDLKEHWSALPAEDESEAQQKLHEASVEVRGLYPDLDARIAGGSLDSDVPKLVVCRMVKRALEPRDENAPPAGTESFQVGAGPFTMGGKIANPDDALYLTAADKRLLGRSRPKAKAWTIHPGG
- a CDS encoding major capsid protein; translated protein: MALWIDLITPAELTGYVRTALEDLEVNQASLAPWLPNTFVNDITVRFVKGQAGLVAEASFRAFDAEPEIAGGVSGQRVTLEMLPLGQKRIISEYDQLRARNASDEVLRNSILKEAKNVAKAIADRIERLRGTVLETGKATVNQGNVIFDDDFGRTAGHTLTAAQLWTTSSVDRLTYLQTLIATYKATNDGQAPGAIVTSGRVMTALAAGDQFKTTLVGGASRPAIASEVRDYLIAADVPPVTVYDRRTSGGRVLSDDKLLLLPAPVNPMEGDSELGGTFWGQTLTSQESDYELADVEQPGVVVGAHKATSIPHIATVESDAIALPVLANANLSLAAKVL